A DNA window from Pseudomonas wuhanensis contains the following coding sequences:
- the gspH gene encoding type II secretion system minor pseudopilin GspH, giving the protein MNGFKQQGFTLIELMVVLVIIGIASAAISLSIKPDPLHLLRKDAERVAQLLQVAQAEARADGRPITWLADAKGFRFSRHNDQDKGFDHFNNDPQLRPRPWQTPGMEVRVEPRQKVVLNAEWINPPLQLKLSDGLNSINVQRNAAGQVSVQ; this is encoded by the coding sequence ATGAATGGCTTCAAACAACAGGGCTTTACCCTGATCGAGTTGATGGTGGTCTTGGTGATCATCGGCATCGCCAGCGCGGCGATCAGCCTGAGCATCAAACCGGACCCGTTGCACTTGCTGCGCAAGGACGCGGAGCGTGTGGCGCAACTGCTCCAGGTGGCGCAAGCCGAAGCCCGGGCCGATGGGCGGCCGATCACTTGGCTGGCCGACGCCAAGGGTTTTCGTTTCAGTCGCCACAATGACCAGGACAAAGGCTTCGATCACTTCAACAACGACCCACAACTGCGCCCTCGCCCTTGGCAGACGCCGGGGATGGAGGTGCGCGTGGAGCCCAGGCAAAAAGTCGTGCTGAACGCAGAATGGATCAACCCGCCCTTGCAGCTGAAGCTGTCGGACGGGCTCAACAGCATCAACGTACAACGCAATGCCGCCGGCCAGGTGAGCGTCCAATGA
- a CDS encoding STN domain-containing protein has translation MTHVRQACLALLFWLMSSAVSAGPVDPRTPLELDIPAQALASALERFSRSTGMAVLVDRQLTRGRRSVAVKGHLNATDALSLMLSGSGLMARYARADAFTLQVAQVAEVPSVSGTVANNAPLAGGSYATAIQTALERRLCRSPLTRPGSFRALLQLWIGRDGVVQYSRLVSSTGDVQRDSALVESLRNLRIERPAPSSLGQPVTLLLLPESSGKRMECTQWEGVSGG, from the coding sequence ATGACTCATGTTCGCCAGGCTTGCCTGGCGTTGCTGTTTTGGTTGATGTCATCGGCAGTGTCCGCAGGTCCGGTCGATCCGCGCACACCGCTGGAACTGGACATCCCGGCCCAGGCATTGGCCAGCGCACTTGAACGGTTCAGTCGCTCCACCGGCATGGCTGTGCTCGTGGATCGCCAACTGACTCGCGGTCGTCGTTCGGTCGCCGTGAAAGGGCACTTGAATGCTACCGATGCGCTGAGCCTGATGCTCAGTGGCAGCGGACTGATGGCGCGGTATGCCCGAGCGGATGCCTTCACCTTGCAGGTGGCGCAGGTCGCCGAGGTGCCCTCGGTGTCAGGCACAGTCGCAAACAATGCGCCGCTTGCGGGCGGCAGTTATGCGACGGCGATTCAAACGGCGCTCGAACGTCGTTTGTGCCGCTCGCCGTTGACCCGGCCGGGCAGTTTTCGGGCGTTGTTGCAACTGTGGATCGGCCGTGACGGTGTGGTGCAGTACAGTCGTCTGGTCAGCTCCACAGGTGATGTTCAGCGCGACTCGGCGCTGGTGGAAAGTTTACGCAACCTCAGAATAGAACGCCCGGCGCCTAGCTCTCTTGGCCAGCCGGTCACGCTGCTTTTGCTACCGGAATCGTCAGGAAAACGCATGGAATGCACACAATGGGAAGGAGTTTCCGGGGGATGA
- a CDS encoding carboxymuconolactone decarboxylase family protein: MNSRLDYYSASPKAMKAMIAMEALTRDLSIEPALLNLIRIRASQLNGCAFCTDMHSVDARRFGESDRRLYAIVVWRDSNFFNPRERAALAWTEAVTLLSESHVPDDVYALAREQFSEGELVDLTVAVSTINSWNRLAVSFRQTPSD, encoded by the coding sequence ATGAACTCCCGTCTGGATTACTACAGCGCATCCCCCAAAGCGATGAAAGCCATGATCGCCATGGAGGCCTTGACCCGCGACCTGAGCATCGAACCGGCGTTGCTGAACCTGATCAGAATCCGCGCCTCGCAGCTCAATGGCTGCGCCTTCTGTACCGACATGCACTCGGTGGACGCGCGCCGCTTCGGCGAGAGCGACCGCCGGCTGTATGCGATCGTGGTCTGGCGCGACAGCAACTTCTTCAACCCTCGGGAGCGGGCGGCCCTGGCCTGGACCGAAGCGGTAACGCTGCTTTCGGAAAGCCACGTGCCAGATGACGTTTACGCACTGGCCAGGGAGCAGTTCAGCGAAGGTGAACTGGTCGACCTGACGGTGGCCGTCAGCACCATCAACAGCTGGAATCGCCTGGCGGTGAGCTTTCGGCAAACGCCCAGTGATTGA
- a CDS encoding prepilin-type N-terminal cleavage/methylation domain-containing protein — MKAQQGFTLIEVMVAIMLMAVVSLIAWRGLDSVTRADAHLQASTEQTEALLRALNQLERDVAMRASIELSEPAKPGVDDEPPSAPPALTVRSTDGKGFRLDVIRVAPNQNGELQRVRWWLKGDTLYRAQAPSRSQYPLPAPTGGVAILNDVSEATLRVWEVDKGWRKLSGNRRENPLGIEVSLTRQTPQGVEQYRQVLGPLE, encoded by the coding sequence ATGAAAGCCCAACAAGGTTTTACCCTGATCGAAGTGATGGTGGCGATCATGCTGATGGCCGTGGTCAGCCTGATTGCCTGGCGCGGCCTGGACAGCGTCACCCGCGCCGACGCTCATTTGCAGGCCAGCACCGAACAGACCGAAGCCCTGCTGCGGGCGCTGAACCAGCTGGAGCGCGACGTCGCGATGCGCGCCAGCATCGAGCTCTCCGAACCGGCCAAACCCGGGGTAGACGACGAACCGCCCAGCGCCCCGCCCGCGCTGACCGTGCGCAGCACCGATGGCAAAGGCTTTCGTCTGGACGTGATCCGCGTCGCGCCCAACCAGAATGGCGAATTGCAGCGCGTGCGCTGGTGGCTCAAGGGTGACACGCTCTACCGGGCTCAGGCGCCGTCGCGCAGTCAGTATCCGCTGCCGGCTCCCACCGGTGGAGTGGCCATACTCAATGACGTCAGCGAAGCCACGTTGCGGGTGTGGGAGGTGGATAAGGGCTGGAGGAAACTGAGCGGTAACCGGCGGGAGAATCCGCTGGGGATCGAGGTCAGTTTGACGCGGCAGACGCCCCAAGGGGTTGAGCAGTATCGGCAGGTGCTGGGGCCGTTGGAGTGA
- a CDS encoding RNA polymerase sigma factor has protein sequence MKDTGQSSMVRLFLTSYDDFKVRLRRRLGSEDLANDVLHETYLRVDRMEAPPNIAQPNAYLYRMALNIAADRRQSDARLLTGSEVEELLQVSDEALDPARVVGGQKEIQSLLKALYELPARRRKIFIAARLEEAPHLEISQRFGISTRMVEKEIKAALGHCAARLERKVIQRFGPGAGKPS, from the coding sequence ATGAAAGACACCGGGCAAAGTTCGATGGTCAGGCTGTTCCTGACGTCCTATGACGATTTCAAGGTGCGCTTGCGCAGACGCCTCGGTTCGGAGGACCTGGCCAACGACGTCCTGCACGAAACCTACCTGCGGGTTGACCGCATGGAAGCCCCGCCGAACATCGCGCAACCCAATGCCTACCTCTATCGCATGGCCCTGAACATCGCGGCCGACCGGCGCCAGTCGGATGCCCGGTTGCTGACCGGCAGTGAGGTGGAGGAGCTGTTGCAGGTGTCTGACGAAGCGCTCGACCCGGCACGGGTGGTGGGCGGACAGAAGGAAATTCAGTCGCTGCTCAAAGCGCTGTACGAGCTGCCGGCGCGGCGGCGCAAGATCTTTATCGCCGCGCGTCTGGAAGAGGCGCCGCACCTGGAAATCTCCCAGCGTTTCGGCATTTCGACACGGATGGTCGAGAAAGAAATCAAAGCCGCCCTGGGCCATTGCGCCGCGCGCCTGGAAAGAAAAGTTATTCAGCGGTTCGGTCCCGGCGCGGGAAAACCGTCTTGA
- a CDS encoding NAD-glutamate dehydrogenase, with amino-acid sequence MAFFTAASKADFQHQLQAALAQHISEQALPQVALFAEQFFGIISLDELTQRRLSDLAGCTLSAWRLLERFDHAHPQVRVYNPDYERHGWQSTHTAVEVLHHDLPFLVDSVRTELNRRGYSIHTLQTTVLSVRRGSKGELLEILPKGTQGEGILQESLMYLEIDRCANTAELNVLTKELEQVLGEVRVAVADFEPMKAKVQEMIQGIDNSQFIVDADEKSEIKSFLEWLVDNHFTFLGYEEFQVGEDQKGGYIEYDQDSFLGLTRLLRAGLSVDDLRIEDYAVNYLREPTPLSFAKAAHPSRVHRPAYPDYVSIRQIDADGKVIKECRFMGLYTSSVYGESVRVIPYIRRKVEVIEKRSGFQAKAHLGKELAQVLEVLPRDDLFQTPVDELFTTVMSIVQIQERNKIRVFLRKDPYGRFCYCLAYVPRDIYSTEVRQKIQQVLMDRLKASDCEFWTFFSESVLARVQLILRVDPKNRLDIDPLLLEKEVVQACRSWQDDYASLVVESFGEAQGTNVLADFPKGFPAGYRERFAAHSAVVDMQHLLSLSEKNPLVMSFYQPLGQVSGQRELHCKLYHADTPLALSDVLPILENLGLRVLGEFPYRLRHNSGREFWIHDFAFTAAEGLELDIQQLNDTLQDAFVHIVRGDAENDAFNRLVLTAGLPWRDVALLRAYARYMKQIRLGFDLGYIASTLNNHTDIARELTRLFKTRFYLARKLGTDDLEDKQQRLEHAILSALDDVQVLNEDRILRRYLDLIKATLRTNFYQTDAHGQNKSYFSFKFNPHQIPELPKPVPKFEIFVYSPRVEGVHLRFGNVARGGLRWSDREEDFRTEVLGLVKAQQVKNSVIVPVGAKGGFLPRRLPLGGSRDEIAAEGIACYRIFISGLLDITDNLKDGVLVPPANVVRHDDDDPYLVVAADKGTATFSDIANGIAIDYGFWLGDAFASGGSAGYDHKKMGITAKGAWVGVQRHFRERGINVQEDSITVVGVGDMAGDVFGNGLLMSDKLQLVAAFNHLHIFIDPNPEPANSFAERQRLFDLPRSAWSDYDTSIMSEGGGIFSRSAKSIAISPQMKERFDIQADKLTPTELLNALLKAPVDLLWNGGIGTYVKASTESHADVGDKANDALRVNGNELRCKVVGEGGNLGMTQLGRVEFGLNGGGSNTDFIDNAGGVDCSDHEVNIKILLNEVVHAGDMTDKQRNQLLASMTDEVGNLVLGNNYKQTQALSLAARRAFVRIAEYKRLMNDLEGRGKLDRAIEFLPSEEAINERLAEGHGLTRAELSVLISYSKIDLKEALLNSLVPDDDYLTRDMETAFPPTLVSKFSDAMRRHRLKREIVSTQIANDLVNHMGITFVQRLKESTGMSPANVAGAYVIVRDIFHLPHWFRQIEALDYQVSADVQLELMDELMRLGRRATRWFLRARRNEQNAARDVAHFGPHLKELGLKLDELLSGEIRETWQARYQAYVAAGVPELLARMVAGTTHLYTLLPIIEASDVTGQDPADVAKAYFAVGSALDITWYLQQISALPVENNWQALAREAFRDDVDWQQRAITISVLQQGDGTLDVETRLALWMEEHEGMIERWRAMLVEIRAASGTDYAMYAVANRELLDVALSGQAVVPATANTTVSAELEPAA; translated from the coding sequence ATGGCGTTCTTCACCGCAGCCAGCAAAGCCGACTTCCAGCACCAACTGCAAGCGGCACTGGCGCAGCACATCAGTGAACAGGCACTGCCACAAGTGGCGCTGTTCGCCGAGCAATTCTTCGGCATTATTTCCCTCGACGAGCTGACCCAGCGTCGGCTGTCCGACCTCGCCGGCTGCACCCTTTCTGCGTGGCGCCTGCTTGAGCGCTTCGATCACGCGCATCCACAAGTGCGTGTCTATAACCCCGATTACGAACGTCACGGCTGGCAGTCGACCCACACCGCCGTCGAAGTGCTGCACCACGATCTGCCGTTTCTGGTGGATTCGGTGCGCACCGAGCTGAACCGTCGCGGCTACAGCATTCATACCCTGCAAACCACTGTGCTGAGCGTGCGTCGCGGCAGCAAGGGCGAGCTGCTGGAAATCCTGCCCAAAGGCACCCAGGGCGAAGGCATTCTGCAAGAATCGCTGATGTACCTGGAAATCGACCGTTGCGCCAACACGGCCGAACTCAATGTCCTGACCAAAGAACTGGAACAGGTTCTCGGTGAAGTCCGCGTCGCGGTCGCCGATTTCGAACCGATGAAAGCCAAGGTCCAGGAAATGATCCAAGGCATCGACAACAGCCAGTTCATCGTCGATGCCGACGAAAAATCGGAAATCAAGAGCTTCCTGGAATGGCTGGTGGACAACCACTTCACCTTCCTGGGCTACGAAGAATTCCAGGTGGGCGAGGATCAGAAGGGCGGTTACATCGAATATGACCAGGACTCGTTCCTCGGGCTGACCCGACTGCTGCGCGCCGGCCTGAGCGTCGATGACCTGCGCATCGAAGACTACGCCGTCAATTACCTGCGCGAACCGACACCGCTGTCGTTCGCCAAGGCGGCACACCCAAGCCGCGTGCACCGTCCGGCGTATCCGGATTACGTGTCGATCCGCCAGATCGATGCCGATGGCAAGGTCATCAAGGAATGCCGCTTCATGGGCCTGTACACCTCGTCGGTGTATGGCGAAAGCGTGCGGGTCATTCCTTACATCCGTCGCAAGGTCGAGGTCATCGAAAAGCGTTCGGGCTTCCAGGCCAAGGCTCACCTGGGCAAGGAACTGGCCCAGGTGCTTGAAGTGTTGCCGCGCGACGACTTGTTCCAGACCCCGGTGGACGAGCTGTTCACCACCGTGATGTCGATCGTGCAGATCCAGGAACGCAACAAGATCCGCGTGTTCCTGCGCAAAGACCCGTACGGCCGCTTCTGCTACTGCCTGGCCTACGTGCCGCGTGACATCTACTCCACCGAAGTGCGCCAGAAGATCCAGCAAGTGCTGATGGATCGCCTGAAAGCCTCGGACTGCGAGTTCTGGACCTTCTTCTCCGAGTCCGTGCTGGCCCGTGTGCAACTGATTCTGCGCGTCGATCCGAAGAACCGTCTGGATATCGATCCACTGCTGCTGGAAAAAGAAGTGGTGCAGGCCTGCCGCAGCTGGCAGGACGACTACGCGAGCCTGGTGGTCGAGAGCTTCGGCGAAGCCCAGGGCACCAACGTGCTGGCCGACTTCCCGAAAGGCTTCCCGGCCGGTTACCGCGAGCGTTTCGCCGCCCACTCGGCTGTGGTCGACATGCAGCATCTGCTGAGCCTGAGCGAAAAGAATCCGCTGGTGATGAGCTTCTATCAGCCACTGGGTCAGGTATCGGGCCAACGTGAGCTGCACTGCAAGCTGTATCACGCCGACACGCCGCTGGCGTTGTCCGATGTACTGCCGATCCTGGAAAACCTCGGCCTGCGCGTACTGGGTGAATTCCCGTATCGCCTGCGCCACAACAGCGGCCGCGAGTTCTGGATTCACGACTTCGCGTTCACCGCCGCCGAAGGACTGGAACTCGACATCCAGCAACTCAACGACACCTTGCAGGACGCTTTCGTCCACATCGTGCGTGGCGATGCCGAGAACGATGCGTTCAACCGTCTGGTGCTGACCGCCGGCCTGCCATGGCGCGATGTGGCGCTGCTGCGTGCCTACGCGCGTTACATGAAGCAGATCCGTCTGGGCTTCGACCTGGGTTACATCGCCAGCACCCTGAACAACCACACCGACATCGCTCGCGAGTTGACCCGGTTGTTCAAGACCCGTTTCTACCTGGCGCGCAAGCTCGGTACTGACGATCTGGAAGACAAGCAGCAGCGTCTGGAACACGCGATTCTGAGCGCACTGGACGATGTCCAGGTGTTGAACGAAGACCGCATCCTGCGTCGCTACCTGGACCTGATCAAAGCGACCCTGCGCACCAACTTCTACCAGACCGATGCGCACGGTCAGAACAAGTCCTACTTCAGCTTCAAGTTCAACCCGCACCAGATTCCAGAGCTGCCGAAGCCGGTTCCGAAGTTCGAAATCTTCGTGTACTCGCCTCGCGTTGAAGGCGTGCACCTGCGCTTCGGCAACGTCGCTCGTGGCGGCCTGCGCTGGTCCGACCGTGAAGAAGACTTCCGCACCGAAGTCCTGGGCCTGGTAAAAGCCCAACAAGTGAAGAACTCGGTCATCGTACCGGTGGGTGCGAAGGGCGGCTTCCTGCCGCGTCGCCTGCCACTGGGCGGCAGCCGTGACGAGATCGCGGCCGAGGGCATCGCCTGCTACCGCATCTTCATCTCGGGCCTGTTGGACATCACCGACAACCTTAAAGACGGCGTGCTGGTTCCGCCGGCCAACGTCGTGCGTCATGACGACGATGACCCGTACCTGGTGGTGGCGGCGGACAAGGGCACTGCGACCTTCTCCGACATCGCCAACGGCATCGCTATCGACTACGGCTTCTGGCTCGGCGACGCCTTTGCGTCCGGTGGCTCGGCCGGTTACGACCACAAGAAAATGGGCATCACTGCCAAGGGCGCGTGGGTTGGCGTACAGCGCCACTTCCGCGAGCGCGGCATCAATGTTCAGGAAGACAGCATCACTGTGGTGGGCGTCGGCGACATGGCCGGTGACGTGTTCGGTAACGGCTTGCTGATGTCCGACAAGCTGCAACTGGTCGCTGCATTCAACCACCTGCACATCTTCATCGACCCGAACCCGGAGCCAGCCAACAGCTTCGCCGAGCGTCAGCGTCTGTTCGATTTGCCGCGTTCGGCCTGGTCGGACTACGACACCAGCATCATGTCCGAAGGCGGCGGGATCTTCTCGCGCAGCGCAAAAAGCATCGCGATTTCCCCGCAGATGAAAGAGCGCTTCGACATTCAGGCTGACAAGCTGACCCCGACCGAACTGCTCAATGCCTTGCTCAAGGCACCGGTAGACCTGCTGTGGAACGGCGGTATCGGTACGTACGTGAAAGCCAGCACCGAAAGCCACGCCGATGTCGGCGACAAGGCCAACGATGCGCTGCGCGTGAACGGCAACGAACTGCGCTGCAAAGTCGTGGGCGAGGGCGGTAACCTCGGTATGACTCAGCTGGGTCGTGTCGAATTCGGCCTCAATGGCGGCGGTTCCAACACCGACTTCATCGACAACGCCGGCGGCGTGGATTGCTCCGACCACGAAGTGAACATCAAGATCCTGCTCAACGAAGTCGTGCATGCCGGTGACATGACCGACAAGCAACGTAACCAGTTGCTGGCGAGCATGACCGACGAAGTCGGCAACCTGGTGCTGGGCAACAACTACAAGCAGACTCAGGCCCTGTCCCTGGCGGCACGCCGTGCTTTCGTGCGCATCGCCGAATACAAGCGCCTGATGAACGATCTGGAAGGCCGCGGCAAGCTGGATCGCGCCATCGAGTTCCTGCCGTCGGAAGAAGCGATCAACGAGCGCCTCGCGGAAGGCCATGGGCTGACCCGTGCCGAGCTGTCGGTGCTGATCTCCTACAGCAAGATCGACCTCAAGGAAGCGCTGCTCAACTCCCTGGTGCCGGACGACGACTACCTGACCCGCGACATGGAAACCGCTTTCCCGCCGACGCTGGTGAGCAAGTTCTCCGACGCCATGCGCCGTCACCGTCTGAAGCGCGAAATCGTCAGCACCCAGATCGCCAACGATCTGGTGAACCACATGGGCATCACCTTCGTTCAACGACTCAAAGAGTCGACCGGCATGAGCCCGGCGAACGTGGCCGGTGCCTACGTGATTGTGCGTGACATTTTCCATCTCCCGCACTGGTTCCGTCAGATCGAAGCGCTGGACTATCAGGTTTCCGCTGACGTGCAACTGGAGCTGATGGACGAGCTGATGCGTCTGGGCCGCCGCGCTACGCGCTGGTTCCTGCGTGCCCGCCGCAACGAGCAGAATGCTGCCCGTGACGTCGCGCATTTCGGTCCGCACCTGAAGGAGTTGGGCCTCAAGCTCGACGAACTGCTCAGTGGCGAAATTCGCGAAACCTGGCAGGCCCGCTATCAGGCGTACGTCGCAGCCGGTGTGCCGGAGTTGCTGGCGCGCATGGTGGCTGGCACTACGCACCTGTACACCTTGCTGCCGATCATCGAAGCCTCTGACGTGACCGGCCAGGATCCGGCGGACGTGGCCAAGGCTTACTTCGCCGTGGGCAGCGCGCTGGACATCACCTGGTACCTGCAACAGATCAGCGCCCTGCCGGTTGAAAACAACTGGCAGGCCCTGGCCCGTGAAGCGTTCCGCGATGACGTCGACTGGCAACAACGTGCGATCACCATCTCGGTCCTGCAACAGGGCGACGGCACCCTGGACGTGGAAACACGCCTGGCGCTGTGGATGGAAGAGCACGAAGGCATGATCGAACGCTGGCGCGCCATGCTGGTGGAAATCCGTGCCGCCAGCGGCACTGACTACGCCATGTACGCGGTGGCCAACCGTGAATTGCTGGATGTGGCGTTGAGCGGTCAAGCGGTGGTGCCTGCCACTGCCAATACGACTGTCAGCGCCGAGCTGGAGCCGGCTGCCTGA
- a CDS encoding cupin domain-containing protein gives MNALRFFAAPLAALTLSVSALAFAHDTAPPSEKITVLQDQMLKNAPGKKALMIEVDYEPGQSSIAHKHQGTAMAYVLSGEIISQVKGEKAITYKAGEFWYEPAGSEHLVSKNASATQPAKLLVFMVLAPDEKVLIPLEN, from the coding sequence ATGAATGCGCTTCGTTTTTTTGCTGCTCCTCTCGCCGCCCTGACGCTGAGTGTTTCAGCCCTGGCCTTCGCCCACGACACCGCACCCCCTTCAGAAAAAATCACCGTCCTGCAGGACCAGATGCTGAAAAACGCACCCGGCAAAAAAGCCTTGATGATCGAAGTCGATTACGAGCCCGGCCAATCGTCCATCGCCCATAAACATCAGGGCACGGCCATGGCTTACGTGCTTTCGGGGGAGATCATTTCTCAGGTCAAAGGTGAAAAAGCGATCACCTACAAGGCCGGCGAGTTCTGGTACGAACCGGCGGGGTCGGAACATCTGGTCTCGAAAAACGCCAGCGCCACCCAACCCGCCAAGCTGCTGGTGTTCATGGTGTTGGCGCCGGATGAGAAAGTGTTGATTCCTTTGGAGAACTGA
- a CDS encoding PLP-dependent aminotransferase family protein, which produces MELHVVINGRKDLAGQLYRQLRDAIESGRLTAGTQLPPSRLLAEQLGISRKTISDTYAQLTYENFLTGVIGKGTYVNARAAKTVRKQSHSELASFDVIERWRSLPTFLRHPTLEGSLRYEFIGGATSKGQFPQDDWRRCTSHALRQIAGSKGFYSQPEGLPALRNAIARHIAFSRGVNCQDEDVVVCNGAQQALDLISRVLTQPGSLVAMEDPGYPPARLLFASHGATVVGVPVDAQGIQVEHIPDGTRLIYVTPSHQFPLGMPMSQPRREALLARAYELGAIIIEDDYDSEFRYEGRPTDSLQNLDQRGIVAYVGTFSKTLLPELRLGYAILPPAILEAVIRAKQLTDLHTSTLPQWALAKFIAEGCLLKHIRRCHTIYAGRRERILARMAGDLSPWFEVVPTTAGFHMAVLCKVPVDIPLVIELAKKVEVGLYALDSFFYQQTPRAGLFLGFGAIETLDIDIALDRLRDILQQLG; this is translated from the coding sequence ATGGAACTTCATGTTGTCATCAACGGCCGCAAGGACCTGGCAGGCCAGTTGTACCGGCAACTGCGCGACGCCATTGAATCCGGCCGCCTGACAGCCGGGACGCAGCTGCCGCCCAGCCGCTTGCTGGCCGAACAACTGGGGATCTCGCGCAAGACCATTTCCGACACGTATGCGCAATTGACCTATGAGAACTTCCTTACCGGGGTGATCGGCAAAGGCACTTACGTCAATGCCCGGGCGGCGAAAACCGTCCGCAAGCAGAGCCATTCGGAGCTGGCGAGCTTTGATGTCATCGAACGCTGGCGCAGCCTGCCGACATTCTTGCGCCACCCGACGCTGGAAGGCTCATTGCGTTACGAGTTCATTGGTGGCGCCACCAGCAAGGGTCAGTTTCCGCAGGACGATTGGCGCCGCTGCACCTCCCATGCCTTGCGCCAGATAGCCGGTTCCAAAGGTTTCTATAGCCAGCCCGAAGGCCTGCCGGCGCTGCGCAATGCGATTGCACGGCACATCGCGTTTTCACGTGGGGTCAATTGTCAGGACGAAGACGTGGTGGTGTGCAACGGCGCGCAACAGGCGCTGGACCTGATTTCCCGGGTGTTGACCCAACCGGGCAGCCTCGTGGCCATGGAAGACCCCGGCTACCCGCCAGCGCGCCTGTTGTTCGCAAGCCATGGCGCGACGGTGGTTGGCGTGCCGGTGGATGCGCAAGGCATTCAGGTCGAGCACATTCCCGATGGCACCCGGCTGATTTACGTCACCCCGTCCCACCAGTTCCCTTTGGGCATGCCCATGAGCCAGCCCCGCCGGGAGGCCCTGCTTGCAAGGGCCTATGAGCTGGGGGCGATCATTATCGAAGACGATTACGACAGCGAATTCCGCTACGAAGGCCGGCCCACCGACTCGCTGCAAAACCTGGATCAGCGCGGCATCGTCGCCTACGTCGGCACGTTCTCGAAGACCCTGTTGCCGGAGCTGCGGCTCGGTTACGCGATTTTGCCACCGGCGATTCTCGAAGCGGTGATCCGCGCCAAGCAGCTCACCGACCTGCACACCTCCACCCTGCCCCAATGGGCGCTCGCCAAGTTCATCGCCGAAGGCTGTCTGCTCAAGCACATCCGGCGCTGCCATACGATTTACGCCGGGCGCCGCGAACGGATTCTGGCGCGCATGGCGGGCGACCTTTCGCCGTGGTTTGAAGTGGTGCCGACCACAGCCGGGTTCCACATGGCGGTGCTGTGCAAGGTGCCGGTCGATATTCCATTGGTGATCGAATTGGCAAAAAAAGTCGAAGTGGGGCTCTATGCCCTGGACAGCTTTTTTTACCAGCAAACGCCGCGGGCCGGGCTTTTCCTGGGGTTCGGCGCGATCGAAACCCTGGACATCGACATCGCCCTGGACCGGTTAAGGGACATTTTGCAGCAGCTCGGCTGA
- a CDS encoding FecR family protein: MNIFRMSFPEATPQDRLQSEAQDWLILLTSGRATVADARALRQWCAQSPEHARAFEQSKLLWQQLQPAAEGLQAPRHLGRRAFLGGAIAASAAFLLIRGTVPGGFSGLGADYITEVGEQRRVDLADGVSLELNTQTRINRRDNANFVLVSGEVEVLTRAQAPLKVQAGAGWLSASQARFNLRNTDQSVCVTCLDGALQVDVQGRSIRLESGQQLTYDAQRVGMPQAVDTSAVIAWRQQVLVFNDATLSTVIDEINRYRPGMLLLLNSELGKRKVQARFNLDQLAGVALLIRDAYGAKCTELPGGVVVLS; encoded by the coding sequence TTGAACATCTTCCGTATGTCATTCCCTGAGGCGACACCCCAGGACCGGCTGCAAAGCGAAGCCCAGGACTGGTTGATCCTTTTGACCTCGGGCCGTGCGACCGTCGCCGATGCTCGTGCTTTGCGCCAGTGGTGCGCACAAAGCCCCGAACACGCCCGTGCATTCGAGCAAAGCAAGCTGTTGTGGCAGCAATTGCAACCCGCCGCCGAAGGTTTGCAGGCACCGCGACACCTGGGTCGTCGGGCGTTTCTTGGCGGCGCCATCGCGGCGTCCGCGGCGTTTTTGCTGATTCGTGGCACCGTGCCGGGCGGTTTCTCCGGGCTCGGCGCTGACTACATCACGGAAGTCGGCGAACAGCGGCGGGTCGATCTGGCGGACGGCGTGAGCCTGGAACTCAATACCCAGACGCGGATCAACCGTCGTGACAATGCCAATTTCGTACTGGTCAGCGGCGAAGTCGAAGTCCTGACCCGTGCTCAGGCGCCGCTCAAGGTTCAGGCGGGAGCAGGGTGGTTGAGTGCGAGCCAGGCGCGGTTCAACCTGCGCAACACTGATCAGAGCGTATGCGTTACCTGTCTGGACGGCGCGTTGCAGGTGGATGTGCAGGGGCGCAGCATTCGCCTGGAATCAGGCCAGCAACTGACCTATGACGCCCAGCGAGTCGGCATGCCGCAAGCGGTAGACACCTCGGCGGTGATTGCCTGGCGTCAGCAAGTACTGGTGTTCAACGACGCCACGCTGTCGACGGTGATCGACGAGATCAACCGTTACCGCCCCGGGATGTTGCTGTTGCTCAACAGCGAATTGGGCAAGCGCAAGGTTCAGGCACGCTTCAACCTGGATCAACTGGCGGGAGTGGCGCTGTTGATCCGCGATGCGTATGGGGCCAAATGCACTGAGTTGCCAGGTGGGGTGGTGGTGCTCAGCTAG
- a CDS encoding putative quinol monooxygenase — protein sequence MSNEVITTVKVQAAAGRSDELGKQLQKIVDTLRELPGCDSYMVDRCPEDGTRWTVSARWQSEAAMQSHFNCPQVQGFIGLIDSRLANAVDFNSFPIV from the coding sequence ATGTCCAATGAAGTGATCACCACCGTAAAGGTGCAGGCCGCCGCCGGCCGCTCGGACGAACTGGGTAAGCAACTGCAAAAGATTGTCGACACCCTGCGCGAACTACCGGGCTGCGATTCCTATATGGTCGACCGCTGCCCCGAGGACGGCACCCGCTGGACGGTCAGCGCCCGCTGGCAATCGGAAGCGGCCATGCAATCGCATTTCAACTGCCCCCAAGTGCAAGGCTTTATCGGCCTGATCGACAGCCGACTGGCCAATGCCGTCGACTTCAACAGCTTTCCAATCGTCTGA